A genome region from Bacteroidales bacterium includes the following:
- a CDS encoding integration host factor subunit beta: MRKAELVDEIAQKTGIEKKTIQETVEAFMETVKESMIGGEDVYLRGFGSFIVKKRAQKKARDIGKNKEIVIPEHYIPAFRPSERLVNRVKQNVK, encoded by the coding sequence ATGAGAAAAGCAGAACTTGTAGACGAAATCGCCCAAAAAACCGGTATCGAAAAGAAAACAATCCAGGAAACAGTTGAAGCTTTCATGGAGACCGTAAAAGAATCCATGATAGGCGGTGAAGATGTTTATCTGAGAGGCTTCGGGAGTTTTATCGTTAAAAAACGGGCACAAAAGAAAGCTCGGGATATTGGTAAAAACAAGGAAATTGTTATACCGGAACATTACATTCCTGCCTTCAGGCCCTCGGAAAGACTAGTCAACCGGGTAAAGCAGAATGTAAAATAA